AAGATCGCGACAGACGAACGCCCGTTGTTGAACCTCGCCGGCGCGGTGTGCACTCAAGCCTGGTCCGGCGACGATGGAGGGCTACACCTGAGGTTCTCGCGTGGACACAGCATCGACGTCGACCCCGATTCCGAGGAAACGGCATGGGAGTTGTACGGCAAGCGCCACGGCTACATGGCATGCCTACCCCGGGGGCGGGTACGCGTGGTTCGCCACGACCTCCCCGACAGCGACGACGCCAACATCGTCAACAACGCCGCACAACTGTCGGCGGGGTCGGCGCGACAGACGCACTAAATGCGACCGCGGACGGGGACGGGTCAACTTCGGCGGCAATGCGTGGATCAGATTGAACGTGGACCGGACTGCCCTGGCGACATCGAGGCGGGCGAGCATTCCCGAATGATGCTGTCGAGGTTTTGCTGCACGCGCTCGGGAGCGATGCCAACCGATGGTGAATACAGCATGATGTGGTCCAGGACGCCGTCGTAGCGGCTCAGTTGTTCACGGACCTCGTCTGCCGTCCCGGCGACACCCATGGTGTCGATCATCTCCTCCGACACCGCGGCGAACATCGCCGGGAAATCGCGCTGGGCGAATGCTTCCCGGATGGTTCGGCCTTCGCTGGCGAAGCCGTTTACATCGAGTACCGTCTCGTACGATTTGACCGAGGAGTAGAACGCAATCTGCTGCGCCAGTTCGCGCCTCGCAACCTCGGCGTCGTCGTGAATGGCGCACATCACCATGGAAATGATTTCCACGTCATTGGGGTCGCGGCCCGTGTGCGCGGCACCCCGGGCGATAGCGGGCCGGACGATCTCCTCTACGTAGGTGGTCGTGAACAGGGGATGTCCGGCCAGGCCGTCGGCCACCCGCCCGGCCGCCTCGCACATCCGGGGCCGAACACCGGCAGTGACGATCGGGATCGCCCGGCTGGAGGGTCCCACGTCGCCGGTCGGGGTGAGATTCATTCTGTAGAAACGGCCCTCGTGATGGATCGGGCCTTGATGCAGGTTCCATATCCGGCGCAGCAGCATCACGAGTTCTTCCATCCGCAGTGCGGGTGCGGAGGTGTCGGGCACGCCGTGCCAGTCGCTCATCATCCGTTTGGTGCCGTTGCCGATGCCCAGCACCAGTCGTCCGTTGGAGAGTTCGTCGAGGTCGCGCGCCTCGGTGGCCAGCACCAGGGGACTTCGGCCGACGCCATAGAGAATGGAGGAACCGATCCGGCAGTTCTGTGTGCGGTTGGCCATCGCGGCCATGGAGATTGATCCCGACCGGGAGTAGAACTCCGAGGCCCATACGGCGTCGAACCCGGCCGCGTCGGCGGCCTGTGCGGTCTGGGCCAGTGACTTCAAATCCGCGCCGAGAACCGACAGGCCGTAGGTGCTCATGACCGGTCTCCTGTGCGCGGGCGCGGCCCGTCGAATATGACGGTGCTGACCCGTGGCCGCCGTCTGGTGGAGGTGATCCTCGGCGACCAGGTACATGAGTGCGTTGATGGTGTTTGCGTCGAGCGGGGTAAGAGACGTGGAACGCGCGCGGCCAGCCGTGCGCCACCTCCAAGGCTGGTGCTCAGCATCTTCCCTCCCTGGGTGACCGCACAATGCAGGGTGTCGAAGTAGCCTTCTGTATGGAACTAGTGAAGTGCGCCATCGTGACGACGACGAATAACCCTGAGGCGGACGCGACTAGCTGACCGGTAGTCTCCTCGCGCAATTCTGTCCGGACTTCGAGTTTCCGGCCGGTCTTGGACACCAGCTCGGCGCTGACCTCGTAGGGGACCCCCAGCAACACCGGCGCGTAGAACTCGGTATCG
This genomic stretch from Mycolicibacterium fluoranthenivorans harbors:
- a CDS encoding PaaI family thioesterase, encoding MGARHIFDGRHRGAPGIAHGGAVMTVLDDMVGMLLYVVGEMAVTRKFDTEFYAPVLLGVPYEVSAELVSKTGRKLEVRTELREETTGQLVASASGLFVVVTMAHFTSSIQKATSTPCIVRSPREGRC
- a CDS encoding DUF6188 family protein, encoding MYTQWIENCVVQRVSVRDGLVLDLDDYNEIVISCPLLLTLPAFDRYPVEAVRIDPLKIATDERPLLNLAGAVCTQAWSGDDGGLHLRFSRGHSIDVDPDSEETAWELYGKRHGYMACLPRGRVRVVRHDLPDSDDANIVNNAAQLSAGSARQTH
- a CDS encoding LLM class flavin-dependent oxidoreductase, which gives rise to MSTYGLSVLGADLKSLAQTAQAADAAGFDAVWASEFYSRSGSISMAAMANRTQNCRIGSSILYGVGRSPLVLATEARDLDELSNGRLVLGIGNGTKRMMSDWHGVPDTSAPALRMEELVMLLRRIWNLHQGPIHHEGRFYRMNLTPTGDVGPSSRAIPIVTAGVRPRMCEAAGRVADGLAGHPLFTTTYVEEIVRPAIARGAAHTGRDPNDVEIISMVMCAIHDDAEVARRELAQQIAFYSSVKSYETVLDVNGFASEGRTIREAFAQRDFPAMFAAVSEEMIDTMGVAGTADEVREQLSRYDGVLDHIMLYSPSVGIAPERVQQNLDSIIRECSPASMSPGQSGPRSI